TCGAGCGGCCACCGAGCCGGTTAAGGGCGACTGCCAGCGTCTCGTGCGCCCCGCGGCTGATCGAGCCGAAGCTCATCGCCCCGGTCGCGAACCGCCGGACGATGTTCTCGACCGGTTCGACCTGCTCCAGCGGGACCGGTTTCCCCGGCTGGAACTTCAGCAGGCTCCGGAGCGTCGTCGGATGCGCCGACTGGTCGTCGATCAACCGGGAGAACTCCTTAAAGCGCCCGTAATCTTCGTTCCTGACCGCGTCCTGCAGCGCAGCGATGCTCTCCGGGTTCCAAAGATGGAACTCGCCGTCGCGCCGCCACTGATAAACGCCGCCGGCCGGCAGCAGGCGGCCGTTGCCAAAGCCCTGCCGGTGCCGGAGCCGGACCTCTTCGGCGATAATGTCGAAACCGATCCCGCCCAGTCGCGAAACCGTGCCGGTAAAACAGCGGTCGATCACGGCCTGGCCGATCCCCACCGCCTCGAAGATCTGGGCGCCGCGGTAGCTGCGCAGCGTCGAGATCCCCATTTTGGAGAGGATCTTTTCCAGCCCGTGGTTAACGGCCGTCCGAAAGTTCCTGACGGCCGTCCGGGCGTCGATATTCAATTCCCGCTGGGTAACCAGCAGTTCGATCGCTTCGTAAGCCAGATAAGGATTGACCGCGTCCGCGCCGTAACCGAACAGGAGCGCGAAATGGTGGACCTCGCGCGGCTCTCCGCTCTGCAAAATAATGCTCGCCCTGGTCCGCAAGGCCTTCCTGATCAGGTGATGATGGACCGCGCCGACCGCCAGGAGCGCCGGCAGAGCGGCCTTTTCCGCGTTGACCCCGCGGTCGGTCAGCAGGAGGAACGTATTCCCCGCTTCGATCGCTTCTTCCGCTTCCTTACATATTCTGTCTAATCCTTCCTCTAGTCCCCCGGTCCCCAGTCCCTTAGCCCCGAAAAGCAGCGAGATCTCCTTGGTCTGGAAACCTTGCTTGTTGACCTGCCGGATCTGCTCCAGTTGAAGGTCGGTCAGGACGGGTTCGGCCAGCCGCAGCAGGCGGCAGTGCTCCGGCGTTTCCTTTAATATGTCCTGCTGCTGGCCAAGGTAACTGTCCAGGCTCATCACGATCTCTTCGCGGATCGGGTCGATCGGCGGGTTGGTGACCTGGGCGAAGAGCTGGCGGAAATAGTCGTATAGGACCTGCGGTTTTTGCGAAAGGACGGCCGGCGGAGTATCGTTCCCCATCGAACCGATCGGTTCCTTCCCCTGCTCCGCCATCGGCTTCAAAATCATCTTCAAGCTTTCCCTGCTGTACCCAAATGCCAGCAAGGCGGCGGCCAGGTCCGGCACCCTGTCCCCCGGTTCGGCAACCCGCGGCAATTCATCGGCCTCGATCAGGTTGGCGGCAAGCCAGGTGCCGTACGGCTGCTGCGCGGCCAGTTCGTTCTTGATCGTTTCATTATCGATGAGCTTCCCTTGTTCGGTGTCGATGAACAGGATCTTCCCCGGTTCCAGCCGGCCGGATTTGACGATCGAGGCCGGATCGATGTCGAGCACGCCGACTTCGGAAGCCATGATAACCTGGTCCTGATCGGTAACGATGAAGCGGGCCGGCCGCAAACCGTTGCGGTCGAGCAGCGCCCCGACCCTGATCCCGTCGGTGATCGCCAGCGCGGCCGGGCCGTCCCACGGCTCCATAAAGCAGGCGTGGAAACGGTAAAAATCCCTGAGCTCCTTACTGATCGCTTGGTCGTGTTCCCAGGCTTGCGGGACCAGCATCATCATGGCCTGCGGCAGGGAGCGGCCGGAGAGCGTGAGCAGTTCCAGGACGTTATCCAGCGCGGCCGAATCGCTCCCGCCGGGGAGAATAACGTCCAGGCCGCGCGCCTTCAGCCAGTTGATGTTGCCGCGCAGCGTGTTGATCTCGCCGTTGTGGGCCAGGCAGCGGAACGGCTGGGCCAGGTCCCAGGCGGGAAAAGTGTTGGTGCTGTAGCGGGAATGGACCAGCACCAGCGCGCTTTTGACCCGGGAGTCCTTGAGCTCGGGATAGAATTTCTCGACCTGGTCGGGCATCAGCAGCCCTTTATAGATCACCGTCCGGGCCGACAGGTTCGTAACGTAAAAACCGTCCACCTGGACCGTCCGTTCGATCTGGCGGCGAAGCTCAAAAAGCCGCAGCTCGAATTCTTCGGGCGAATTGACCTTGTTCCCCTTGCGGACAAAGAGCTGTTCGATGACCGGCTCGCTCTCGCGGGCGCTCTTGCCGATATCGGAATGGTCGACTTTGACCGCCCGCCAGCCGATCAGGTTCTGGCCGGCCTGGGCGACCGCTCCGGCCACAGCCGACTTGCATTTCTCCCGCACCTTTTTATCGCGGGGGAAAAAGATCAGGCCGGTCCCGTAGGAACCGGGCTTGGGCAGGTCCAAAAGCCCGGCATAATAATCGTGGGGGATCTGGATCATGATCCCGGCGCCGTCGCCGGTCTTCGGGTCGGCGCCGACCGCGCCGCGGTGCGCTAAACGCTTAAGGACTTCCAGCCCCTGTTCGACGATCTGGTGGCTGGGGCGCCCCTTGATATCCACGACAAAGCCGACGCCGCAGCTGTCGTGCTCGTATTCCGGATTATATAGCCCCTGCGCTTTCATTTTTGGATCCCCAACCTTTTAAGCTTGGTCCGCAAAGTGTTCCGGTTGATCCCCAGGATCCGGGCCGCTTCCAGCTGGTTACCCCCGGTAAAGTGTAACACTTTTTCCAGCAGCGGTCGTTCTACCGACTCGATCAGCAGCCGGTAAACGTGCCCCCGTTCTTCGGTCAATAACAGATCACTGATCTCTTGTTCCATTTTTTTCATCCTTGCCTAACATTTACGCAGCGCCTGGCAAAAAAGAAGGGAACCGCGGCTTTCGCCGGCAAGCCCCCCGCTCTTTCCCTTTACAAGATCGTTAACAGTTCCTGGTACTTGGCCATCGGCCAGAACTTGTCCGCGACCTGCGTTTCCGCCTGATCAACGCTCGCGCGCAGATCGGCCAAAGCGTTCGCCCCGTTCTTGGCGTAGAGTTTGGCCTTCTTCTCCAAGTTATCTTCCTGCTCGCAAACAACGATCGCTTTTTCCAGCCCCTTGATCGCCGCTTTGATATCGGCATAGAGGGCCGAAGCAACCTTCAGGTCGGCGGCCATGGCGCTGGCCTTGGAAGTTGCCCTGACCGCTTCGCCTAACACCGCGATCTGCTCCAAAACGGCAGGCAGGACCAGCGTTCTGGCAATGTCCAGGCCGGCCTTAAGCTCGACATCCTTGATCTTGATGTAGGCATCCAGCTTGATCTCCACTTTAGAATGGAGCTCGCGCTTAGAAAGGACGCCGTACTTCTCGAACAGCGCCGCGTTATCTTTCTCCAGCATCAGATCGAGCGCGTCCGGGGTGTTCTTGGTATTGGGCAGTCCCCGCTTGGCGGCTTCTTTGTGCCACTCCGCAGAATAATTGTTCCCCTCAAAACGGACCTGCTTGGTCTCTTTCAGGACATCCTTCATGACCAGGATCGCGTTTTCGTTGACGTTCTTCCCTTTTTTCGCGGCCAGCCGCTTGGCTATCTCGTCATAGCCGTAAGCCACGATCAGGTTGAGCGTGGTCGCCGCTTCCGAGCAGTTCTGGGATGAGCCGACGGCGCGGAATTCGAACTTGTTGCCCGTAAAAGCGACCGGCGAGGTCCGGTTCCGGTCGGAGGTATCCTTGGCCACCTTAGGCAAGTTTTTAACGCCCAGGTTAATATGGGAGAGGCTCTTTTCGTCAACTTTATTGCCGATCCCCTCGATGTCATCCATCAACCCGGCCAGATATTCCCCAAGATAGACCGACATGATGGCCGGCGGCGCTTCGTTCGCGCCGAGCCGGTGGTCGTTCCCGGCGTCCGCCACTGCCGCCCGCAGCAGGCCGCCGAACTTGTTCACCCCCAGCAGGATGGCGCCCAGGGTCAGCAGGAAATTGATGTTCTTGATCGGCGAATCGTCCGGTTCCAGGTAATTGGTCCCGCTGTCATCGCCGAGCGACCAGTTGAAATGCTTGCCCGAGCCGTTGACCCCGGCGAACGGTTTTTCGTACAGGATCGCGACCAGCCCATGCTTGTCGGCGACCTTGCGGATGATGTCCATCAATTGCAGATTATGGTCGATGGCCAGGTTAGCTTCCTCATAAAGAGGCGCTATTTCAAACTGGTTGGGGGAAACCTCGTTATGCCGGGTCTTTGACGGGATCCCGTGCCGGTAAAGCTCCATGTCAAAATCTTCCATGAACATCATCACTTTGTCCTTGATGGCGCCAAAGTAATGGTCTTCCAGCTGCTGGCCTTTGGCCGGGGCCGCGCCGAACAGCGTCCGGCCGGTTATTTGCAGGTCCGGCCTCGTGGCATACAGTTCCTTGGAGACCAGGAAATATTCCTGTTCGGGCCCGCCGTAAACTTTCATCTTCTTGACCGAATTGTTCCCCAACAATTTTTGCAGTTTGATCGCCGATTCGGTCAGGGCCTTCATGGAACGGAGGAGCGGCGTTTTCAGGTCCAGCACTTCGCCGGTCCAGGAGAGATAAACGGTCGGGATGACCAGGGTCTTGGTGTCCCCCGCTTCCAGCAAGAACGCCGAGCTGGTCGGGTCCCAGGCGGTATAGCCTCTCGCTTCAAAGGTGGAGCGGATCCCGCCGGAAGGAAAACTGGAAGCGTCCGGCTCCGACTGGATCAACTGTTTCGCGCTGAAACGCTCGATCATCTCTCCGTCCTTGCCGTAGCTGAGAAAGGCGTCGTGTTTTTCCGCCGTGCCGCCGCGCTGCGGCTGGAACCAGTGGGTAAAATGGGTGGCGCCGTTCTCGATCGCCCACTCTTTCATGGCATGGGCCACGTCGCTGGCAATGGTTTCGTCCAAAGGGGCCCCGCCATCCAAAGTGGCTACCAGCTTGGCGTAGACCTCTTTGCTTAATTTTTCCTTCATCACCTTTTTGCTGAAAGTGAGCTCGCCGAAAATTTGACTTGCGGTCTTTACCATGGTGATCATTCTCCTCTTTTTATTCGATCGGGGACCACGGAC
This window of the Candidatus Margulisiibacteriota bacterium genome carries:
- the gltB gene encoding glutamate synthase large subunit; this translates as MKAQGLYNPEYEHDSCGVGFVVDIKGRPSHQIVEQGLEVLKRLAHRGAVGADPKTGDGAGIMIQIPHDYYAGLLDLPKPGSYGTGLIFFPRDKKVREKCKSAVAGAVAQAGQNLIGWRAVKVDHSDIGKSARESEPVIEQLFVRKGNKVNSPEEFELRLFELRRQIERTVQVDGFYVTNLSARTVIYKGLLMPDQVEKFYPELKDSRVKSALVLVHSRYSTNTFPAWDLAQPFRCLAHNGEINTLRGNINWLKARGLDVILPGGSDSAALDNVLELLTLSGRSLPQAMMMLVPQAWEHDQAISKELRDFYRFHACFMEPWDGPAALAITDGIRVGALLDRNGLRPARFIVTDQDQVIMASEVGVLDIDPASIVKSGRLEPGKILFIDTEQGKLIDNETIKNELAAQQPYGTWLAANLIEADELPRVAEPGDRVPDLAAALLAFGYSRESLKMILKPMAEQGKEPIGSMGNDTPPAVLSQKPQVLYDYFRQLFAQVTNPPIDPIREEIVMSLDSYLGQQQDILKETPEHCRLLRLAEPVLTDLQLEQIRQVNKQGFQTKEISLLFGAKGLGTGGLEEGLDRICKEAEEAIEAGNTFLLLTDRGVNAEKAALPALLAVGAVHHHLIRKALRTRASIILQSGEPREVHHFALLFGYGADAVNPYLAYEAIELLVTQRELNIDARTAVRNFRTAVNHGLEKILSKMGISTLRSYRGAQIFEAVGIGQAVIDRCFTGTVSRLGGIGFDIIAEEVRLRHRQGFGNGRLLPAGGVYQWRRDGEFHLWNPESIAALQDAVRNEDYGRFKEFSRLIDDQSAHPTTLRSLLKFQPGKPVPLEQVEPVENIVRRFATGAMSFGSISRGAHETLAVALNRLGGRSNTGEGGEDPDRFQPLANGDSKRSAIKQVASGRFGVNTNYLVNADELQIKIAQGAKPGEGGQLPGHKVSAIIAKTRFTTPGVTLISPPPHHDIYSIEDLAQLIFDLKNVNPRARISVKLVSEVGVGTIAAGVAKGHADMILISGGDGGTGASPLSSIRYAGLPWELGLAETHQTLVLNDLRSRVRLQTDGQLRTGRDVAIAALLGAEEYGFATATLIAMGCVMLRHCHLNNCSVGVATQDDCLSRRFAGKPEYVVNFLRFVAQELREIMAELGIRTVDELIGRTDLLAVDTAILPWKAKALDYSKMLWKPAPQRCTVKQNHGIDKVLDKNLIAACHAALEKGAAVKGEFNIKNSDRTTGAMLSGELCRKFGEKGLPEDTVWLKFTGVAGQSFGAWLISGMTFELAGLANDYVGKGLSGGKIVVHSRNDQDVVIGNTTFYGAIAGEAYIRGKAGERFCIRNSGLNAVVEGVGDHGCEYMTGGRVIVLGPTGRNFAAGMSGGIAYVYDRDGDFAARCNQGMVALESLLSEDEVLIIKMLKKHHELTGSTVAQAILEDIGREKRRFVKVMPVEYRRLLLESAMDQEELDLLGVSDG
- a CDS encoding helix-turn-helix domain-containing protein; the encoded protein is MEQEISDLLLTEERGHVYRLLIESVERPLLEKVLHFTGGNQLEAARILGINRNTLRTKLKRLGIQK
- a CDS encoding glutamine synthetase III, coding for MVKTASQIFGELTFSKKVMKEKLSKEVYAKLVATLDGGAPLDETIASDVAHAMKEWAIENGATHFTHWFQPQRGGTAEKHDAFLSYGKDGEMIERFSAKQLIQSEPDASSFPSGGIRSTFEARGYTAWDPTSSAFLLEAGDTKTLVIPTVYLSWTGEVLDLKTPLLRSMKALTESAIKLQKLLGNNSVKKMKVYGGPEQEYFLVSKELYATRPDLQITGRTLFGAAPAKGQQLEDHYFGAIKDKVMMFMEDFDMELYRHGIPSKTRHNEVSPNQFEIAPLYEEANLAIDHNLQLMDIIRKVADKHGLVAILYEKPFAGVNGSGKHFNWSLGDDSGTNYLEPDDSPIKNINFLLTLGAILLGVNKFGGLLRAAVADAGNDHRLGANEAPPAIMSVYLGEYLAGLMDDIEGIGNKVDEKSLSHINLGVKNLPKVAKDTSDRNRTSPVAFTGNKFEFRAVGSSQNCSEAATTLNLIVAYGYDEIAKRLAAKKGKNVNENAILVMKDVLKETKQVRFEGNNYSAEWHKEAAKRGLPNTKNTPDALDLMLEKDNAALFEKYGVLSKRELHSKVEIKLDAYIKIKDVELKAGLDIARTLVLPAVLEQIAVLGEAVRATSKASAMAADLKVASALYADIKAAIKGLEKAIVVCEQEDNLEKKAKLYAKNGANALADLRASVDQAETQVADKFWPMAKYQELLTIL